A stretch of Cynocephalus volans isolate mCynVol1 chromosome 9, mCynVol1.pri, whole genome shotgun sequence DNA encodes these proteins:
- the TNIP2 gene encoding TNFAIP3-interacting protein 2, translated as MSSGDVGSCGREGAPRAAAALCGLYHEAGQQLRRLQDQLAARDALIARLRARLAALEGDAAPSLVDALLEQVACFREQLRRREGGAAEAQLRQEIERLTERLEEKEKELQQLVSQPQYEREKEVVLLRRSVAEKERARAASDVLCRSLADETHQLRRTLAATAHMCQHLAKCLDEQQSTQGTTGEKSLDEPEHTGRDTSVQVAIEKLQEENRLLKQKVIHVEDLNAKWQRYDAGRDEYVRGLHAKLTGLQATHEPELMRKEISRLNRQLEEKINDYAEVKRELTASRIAQDAALERVQMLEQQILAYKDDFTSERADRERAQSRIQELEERVTSLLHQMSWRQDSREPGPCRIHTGSKTTKYLETDALELVVPGGWRPGPGSQRLESPSESRHFSTAQGGQGDLQCPHCLRCFGDEQGEELLRHVDECCQ; from the exons ATGTCGTCCGGGGACGTGGGGTCGTGCGGACGGGAAGGGGCCCCGCGCGCGGCCGCCGCGCTCTGCGGCCTGTACCACGAGGCGGGGCAGCAGCTGCGGCGCCTGCAGGACCAGCTGGCGGCCCGCGACGCCCTCATCGCGCGTCTCCGCGCCCGGCTGGCCGCGCTCGAGGGGGACGCGGCGCCGTCGCTGGTGGACGCACTGCTGGAGCAGGTGGCGTGCTTCCGGGAGCAGCTGCGGCGGCGGGAGGGCGGCGCCGCCGAGGCCCAGCTGCGCCAG GAAATTGAGAGACTTACTGAGCGActagaggaaaaagagaaggagctGCAGCAGCTGGTGAGCCAGCCGCAGTATGAGCGAGAGAAAGAAGTTGTCCTGCTACGGAGGAGCGTGGCAGAGAAGGAACGGGCCCGGGCTGCCAGTGATGTTCTGTGCCGCTCCTTGGCTGATGAGACCCACCAGCTGCGGAGGACACTGGCCGCCACTGCTCACATGTGCCAGCATCTGGCCAAGTGTCTGGATGAACAACAGAGCACACAGGGGACTACGGGGGAGAAAAGTCTTGATGAG CCAGAGCATACAGGCAGGGACACTTCTGTCCAGGTTGCTATTgagaagttacaggaagaaaatCGACTGTTAAAACAGAAGGTGATTCAT GTGGAAGACCTCAACGCCAAGTGGCAGCGCTACGACGCTGGCCGGGACGAGTACGTGAGGGGGCTCCATGCGAAGCTGACGGGCCTGCAGGCCACCCATGAGCCTGAGCTGATGAGGAAGGAAATCTCCCGGCTCAACAGACAGttggaggagaaaataaatgattatgcAGAAGTGAAGCGGGAGCTGACAGCCAGCAGGATAGCCCAGGATGCCGCGCTGGAGCGGGTGCAGATGCTGGAACAACAG ATTCTTGCTTACAAGGATGACTTCACGTCAGAAAGGGCAGATAGGGAACGGGCTCAAAGTAGGATTCAAGAACTGGAGGAAAGGGTCACTTCCTTGCTGCACCAAATGTCCTGGAGACAG GACTCCCGAGAGCCAGGCCCCTGCAGGATTCATACTGGGAGCAAAACCACCAAGTACTTAGAGACTGATGCGTTGGAGCTTGTGGTGCCTGGTGGCTGGAGGCCTGGACCTGGGTCTCAGCGGCTGGAATCCCCTTCGGAGAGCAGGCACTTCAGCACAGCCCAGGGAGGCCAGGGCGACCTTCAGTGCCCTCACTGCCTGCGGTGCTTTGGTGATGAGCAGGGCGAAGAGCTCCTCAGGCATGTGGATGAGTGCTGCCAGTGA